TCGGAGCGGTGGGTGCAAGCTACGGTGGCTTCTCCGTCTATTGGTTGGCCGGCCATCACGATAAGCGATTTGCCGCTTTTATCGCTCATGCCGGCATCTTCAATCTGGAGATGCAGTACGCCACAACCGAAGAGATGTGGTTTGCTAATTGGGATATAGGCGGTCCTTTCTGGGAGAAGGATAATGTAGTGGCTCAGCGTACCTATGCAACTTCGCCACACAAGTACGTGCAGAATTGGGATACACCTATCCTCATGATTCATGGCGAACTGGACTTCCGCATTCTTGCTTCACAGGCTATGGCTGCTTTCGATGCGGCACAGCTTCGTGGCGTTCCGAGCGAGATGCTGATCTATCCGGATGAAAACCACTGGGTACTCCAACCGCAGAATGCATTGCTATTCCATCGTACATTCTTCGGCTGGCTGGATCGTTGGCTGAAGAAGTAATTACATTCCCGTCACAAACGAAAGGAGGCGGGCAGACACGATATTGTCAGTCCGCCCTTTTCATCTCAACCAATAGTATATATCATGATCAGGAACATCGTATTCGACCTCGGTGGAGTTCTCATTCACCTTAACCGAGAAGAATCCATCCGCCGATTCAAAGCCATAGGAGTAGCAGACATTGAAGAAATGCTCGACCCCTATCTGCAAAAAGGTCTCTTCCTCGACTTGGAGTCCGGGCGAAAGAGCGAGGCGGAATTCCGAACCGAGCTATCCCGACACATAGGAGAAGAATTGACCTATCAGCAGGTGTACGATGCTCTCTTTGGTTTTCTTGAGGAGATTTCGGCCGAAAAGTTCGATTATATCGACTCGCTACGCCCCGATTATCGCCTCTTCCTCCTCTCCAACACCAATCCTTATGTCCTCGATTTGGCCATGAGTCCGCGTTTTCTTCCCTCAGGAAGGACGCTGGATAGTTTCTTTGATAAAGTCTATGCCAGTTGTCAGATGGGGAAATACAAACCCAATGAAGATATTTTCCTCGAAATGATAGCCGACAGCGGTATGAAGCCGGAGGAAACCCTCTTTATCGACGACGGACCGGCTAATGTAGCAACAGCCGAACGACTCGGTTTCCACACCTATTGCCCCGACAATGGGGAAAACTGGATCCCTGCCATTACTCGACTCCTTCGCGAACAGAAATAAAGAAGGGCTGTACCGCGAATCGTTTCGCTCCGTACAGCCCCCTTTTCGTATCGAAAGAACGTTTGCTTATTTCGTAGGCTCTTGCATCGTGAAGTCCACGTTCAGCTTATTCTGATCCAGTCCGTACCAGTTGCCTGTAATAGCATCGATAGCCACGGGAATAAGACCACCGAGTACATCCAATACCACCCACTTGGCTTCCACACGGTTGTTGATTATACGTATGATGGGCTGTTTACCCGGAATACGAAATTCCACGGTGTAGGATTTGTCAGCCTTGAGCGAGAGTTGCAAGGGCGTTTGTCCCATCTTGTCACCATTGATGTAAACTTCTGCTCCCTGTGGGTTGGAAACCATTTCCACAGCATGCGTCTGTTTGCCGAAAAGAGTGGCACACCCGGTAATCGTAGCTAAGCAAAGTGCACCGCAAGCGAAGCATAGTAATGCTTTTTTCATTGTATTGTTTTTATTTTTTTTCGCCCCCATAATTTAGACCGGTATGGAAGGATGATGGAGGCATAGTCATCCTTCTCATACAAATGATATGTTCTTTTTTTGATGTTCCGTAAGGGATTTATATCGATTTTTCGGACGGCAAAAATAACATAAACTCCTCAATCGATAATATGTATATGGTTAAAAACCATACTGACTTTCAAGAGGAGACGATGTGTGTCTTTTACCGGTGGGGAGCATTGATCGGACTATACATTCGTCGGATCTTGAGCAGCATAATATGCCCTTGCCGGATTGGCATACATGATCAGAATCAGTCGTTTCAATTCCTCTTCATCCTTATCCTGCATCTTCACTTTGGCGATTTGTGCGGACAGATAGTTTAAAAAGGTCTCTTTTTCCTCCTCGCTATAATGCGAACCGGCGTGGTCGCATCCGTCCAGAAGATCCCATGCTACATAATTGCCCGGGTAGAGACGGTAGCGACGATGGATTTCTGCATCGATCAGCTTGCCTGCCTCTGTGAACTGCCGGGCATGCGGTGCATCTGCCGGCATGCTCTCGGCCAATTCTCTTAGAGGTGTACCTATGGCAAAGTGAACACGTCCTTTGTAGCCGAAAATACCTGTCTGCATATTCAGCAGATCCTCCCCGACGGGTTTCTTATATAACGGATCGCGCTGCTTGCAAAGCATTTC
This genomic stretch from Porphyromonas gingivalis ATCC 33277 harbors:
- a CDS encoding HAD family hydrolase produces the protein MIRNIVFDLGGVLIHLNREESIRRFKAIGVADIEEMLDPYLQKGLFLDLESGRKSEAEFRTELSRHIGEELTYQQVYDALFGFLEEISAEKFDYIDSLRPDYRLFLLSNTNPYVLDLAMSPRFLPSGRTLDSFFDKVYASCQMGKYKPNEDIFLEMIADSGMKPEETLFIDDGPANVATAERLGFHTYCPDNGENWIPAITRLLREQK
- a CDS encoding PEGA domain-containing protein, translating into MKKALLCFACGALCLATITGCATLFGKQTHAVEMVSNPQGAEVYINGDKMGQTPLQLSLKADKSYTVEFRIPGKQPIIRIINNRVEAKWVVLDVLGGLIPVAIDAITGNWYGLDQNKLNVDFTMQEPTK